A portion of the Pseudarthrobacter defluvii genome contains these proteins:
- the katG gene encoding catalase/peroxidase HPI, which produces MTEPQDHPPVPTPGSAQGLDQKVEGGCPVAHGSATAQGSESENPAIDSPQPKGHRPRTNQDWWPNQLDLSVLHTHGQASNPLGPSFSYREEFQKLDVEALKRDITEVLTTSQDWWPADFGHYGGLMIRMSWHAAGTYRVHDGRGGAGDGSQRFAPLNSWPDNANLDKARRLLWPVKQKYGQKLSWADLLVLAGNVALESMGFKTFGFAFGREDVWEPEQIIWGPEDAWLGDERYTGEGTMADNVGSTEMGLIYVNPEGPMGNPDPVAAAAFIRETFKRMAMNDEETFALIAGGHTFGKTHGAGPADAHVGPEPEGANLEAQGLGWLSTYGSGKGGDTITSGLEVTWTDKPTQWSNRFLEILFEYEWELVKSPGGAHQWVAKDAPEIIPDAHDSNKKHRPTMLTTDLSLRFDPTYEKIGRRFLENPDEFALAFAKAWYKLLHRDMGPVGPHMLGPWVPEPQLWQDPVPAVDHELIDEQDIAQLKAKLLDSGLTIPQLAGTAWASAATYRKTDRRGGANGARIRLEPQRSWEAHEPEQLDAVLPVLERVQEEFNAAQSGGKKVSLADLIVLGGAATVEKAAADAGFPVTVPFRPGRTDAAQEQTDVESFGYLQPKADGFRNYLRPGLKLQPETLLLDKAYMLDLSAPEMTALVGGMRALGTNVGGSSHGVLTDKPQVLTNDFFVNLLSPGTKWKASESEENAYEITDVATGELKWTATSVDLVFGSNSQLRALAEVYASGDAREKFVNDFVAAWTKVMELDRFDLN; this is translated from the coding sequence ATGACCGAACCCCAAGACCATCCTCCGGTCCCCACTCCCGGGAGCGCACAGGGCCTGGACCAGAAGGTTGAGGGCGGGTGCCCGGTGGCCCATGGCAGTGCCACCGCCCAGGGCAGTGAGAGTGAAAACCCGGCAATCGATTCGCCCCAGCCCAAGGGTCACCGGCCGCGGACCAACCAGGACTGGTGGCCCAACCAGCTGGACCTCTCCGTACTGCACACCCACGGCCAGGCAAGCAACCCGCTGGGCCCCTCCTTCAGCTACCGGGAGGAATTCCAGAAGCTCGACGTCGAGGCGCTCAAGCGGGACATCACTGAGGTCCTCACCACTTCCCAGGACTGGTGGCCGGCGGACTTCGGCCACTATGGCGGCCTGATGATCCGCATGAGCTGGCACGCCGCCGGAACCTACCGCGTCCATGACGGCCGCGGCGGCGCAGGCGACGGCAGCCAGCGGTTCGCGCCGCTGAACAGCTGGCCGGACAACGCCAACCTGGACAAGGCCCGCCGCCTGCTGTGGCCCGTCAAGCAGAAGTACGGCCAGAAACTGTCCTGGGCCGACCTGCTGGTCCTCGCGGGCAATGTTGCCCTTGAGTCCATGGGCTTCAAGACGTTCGGCTTCGCCTTCGGACGTGAGGACGTATGGGAGCCCGAACAGATTATCTGGGGCCCCGAGGACGCCTGGCTCGGTGACGAGCGGTATACCGGTGAAGGCACCATGGCGGACAACGTCGGTTCCACCGAAATGGGCCTCATCTACGTCAACCCGGAAGGCCCCATGGGCAACCCGGATCCCGTGGCTGCTGCCGCGTTCATCCGCGAGACGTTCAAGCGCATGGCCATGAACGACGAAGAGACCTTCGCGCTGATCGCCGGCGGCCACACCTTCGGTAAGACCCACGGCGCCGGCCCTGCAGACGCACACGTGGGCCCCGAGCCCGAGGGTGCCAACCTCGAGGCGCAGGGCCTTGGCTGGCTCAGCACCTACGGCAGCGGCAAGGGCGGCGACACCATCACGTCCGGCCTGGAAGTCACCTGGACGGACAAGCCCACGCAGTGGAGCAACCGCTTCCTCGAGATCCTGTTCGAGTACGAATGGGAACTGGTCAAGAGCCCCGGCGGCGCCCACCAGTGGGTGGCCAAGGACGCCCCCGAGATCATCCCGGACGCGCACGACTCCAACAAGAAGCACCGCCCCACCATGCTGACCACAGACCTGTCGCTGCGCTTCGACCCCACCTACGAGAAGATCGGCCGGCGCTTCCTGGAGAACCCGGACGAATTCGCGCTGGCCTTCGCCAAGGCCTGGTACAAGCTGCTGCACCGCGACATGGGCCCCGTAGGCCCGCACATGCTGGGCCCGTGGGTTCCGGAACCGCAGCTCTGGCAGGATCCCGTTCCCGCCGTCGACCATGAACTGATCGATGAGCAGGACATCGCCCAGCTCAAGGCGAAGCTCCTCGACTCCGGCCTGACCATCCCGCAGCTGGCCGGCACGGCCTGGGCATCGGCCGCCACGTACCGCAAGACCGACCGCCGCGGCGGTGCCAACGGCGCGCGCATCCGGCTGGAGCCGCAGCGCAGCTGGGAGGCGCACGAGCCGGAGCAGCTGGATGCCGTGCTTCCGGTGCTGGAGCGGGTGCAGGAGGAGTTCAACGCGGCACAGTCCGGCGGCAAGAAGGTTTCGCTTGCGGACCTGATTGTCCTGGGCGGCGCCGCCACCGTGGAAAAGGCAGCGGCCGACGCCGGGTTCCCCGTCACGGTGCCGTTCCGTCCGGGCCGCACGGACGCGGCACAGGAGCAGACCGACGTCGAATCCTTCGGTTACCTGCAGCCGAAGGCCGACGGGTTCCGCAACTACCTGCGCCCGGGGCTGAAGCTCCAGCCGGAAACCCTCCTGCTGGACAAGGCGTACATGCTGGACCTCTCCGCACCGGAAATGACGGCGCTGGTGGGCGGCATGCGCGCGCTGGGCACCAACGTGGGCGGTTCCAGCCATGGCGTACTGACGGACAAGCCGCAGGTCCTGACGAACGACTTCTTCGTCAACCTGCTCTCGCCCGGCACCAAGTGGAAGGCTTCCGAGTCCGAGGAGAACGCCTACGAGATCACCGACGTTGCCACCGGCGAACTCAAGTGGACGGCCACTTCGGTTGACCTGGTCTTCGGTTCCAACTCGCAGCTGCGGGCGCTGGCAGAGGTGTACGCGAGCGGGGACGCCAGGGAGAAGTTTGTGAACGACTTCGTGGCCGCCTGGACCAAGGTCATGGAGCTGGACCGCTTCGACCTGAACTAA
- a CDS encoding sensor histidine kinase: MTGTHTATPALIDPVGRDELLRDYGLATRLDEAPLAAVAESSTGPLENLVELAVRLSGVPYGVINVVTSDEQRQVAAVGIDAGICSRNDSMCSKVFLSGEATVVPDASLDPRFAANPFVTGEIAAVRFYASVPLETSSGFVIGSLCVFSDSPAVLSKEQQDMLEVLARQAVQLLELQRRTLQLHTALNDVRESNAKLAEFAGRVSHDLRGPLTTMLGYVEMGEDDLDTDHPAAEYFQLIGASGHRMLAMLEDVLSYSRMGGIIQRQPASLHTVAVEVANDLGLPFGPDAAVDSEDLKLHVDPGQLRTLLQNLVANAVNYPSPDRDLKVRISGISNYHGVTVLVADNGKGIAVEHRQRVLEPLVRLYREGDGQGSGLGLAICRRIAEAHGGELTLKETPGGGTTAVISFPADL, translated from the coding sequence GTGACGGGCACTCACACAGCAACGCCAGCTCTCATCGATCCGGTTGGGCGGGACGAGTTACTGCGGGACTACGGCTTGGCCACCCGGCTCGACGAGGCCCCGCTGGCCGCAGTCGCGGAATCGTCCACCGGGCCCCTTGAGAATCTCGTCGAGCTCGCTGTTAGGCTCTCCGGCGTCCCCTACGGCGTGATCAACGTGGTCACGTCCGACGAACAGCGCCAAGTGGCCGCCGTCGGGATTGATGCCGGGATCTGTTCCCGGAACGACTCCATGTGCTCCAAGGTCTTCCTCTCGGGGGAGGCCACCGTGGTTCCGGATGCCTCCCTGGACCCGCGCTTCGCGGCAAACCCCTTTGTGACCGGAGAAATCGCCGCCGTCCGGTTCTATGCGTCCGTGCCGCTGGAAACGTCCTCCGGGTTCGTTATCGGGTCCCTGTGTGTCTTCTCCGATTCGCCTGCGGTGCTGAGCAAGGAACAGCAGGACATGCTGGAGGTCCTGGCCCGCCAGGCCGTGCAACTGCTCGAACTCCAGCGCCGCACCCTGCAGCTGCACACCGCGCTGAATGACGTGCGGGAAAGCAACGCCAAACTGGCGGAGTTCGCCGGCCGCGTCAGCCATGACCTTCGCGGCCCCCTCACCACCATGCTGGGCTACGTGGAAATGGGCGAGGACGACTTGGACACCGACCACCCCGCCGCAGAGTATTTCCAGCTCATCGGTGCCAGCGGCCACAGGATGCTCGCGATGCTTGAAGACGTCCTGAGCTACTCACGGATGGGCGGAATCATCCAGCGGCAGCCCGCATCCCTCCATACCGTGGCCGTTGAGGTGGCCAATGACCTGGGCCTCCCGTTCGGACCCGACGCTGCCGTGGACAGCGAGGACCTGAAGCTTCACGTGGACCCCGGCCAGCTGCGCACCCTGCTGCAGAACCTGGTGGCCAATGCCGTGAACTATCCGAGCCCGGACCGGGACCTCAAAGTGCGTATCAGCGGCATCTCCAACTATCACGGGGTCACGGTCCTGGTGGCGGACAACGGCAAGGGCATTGCCGTGGAGCACAGGCAGCGTGTGCTGGAGCCTTTGGTCCGGCTCTACCGGGAGGGCGACGGACAAGGGTCCGGTCTGGGACTGGCGATCTGCCGGCGCATTGCCGAGGCGCACGGCGGAGAGCTGACGCTCAAGGAGACGCCGGGCGGCGGAACCACGGCAGTGATCAGCTTCCCGGCTGACTTGTAG
- a CDS encoding response regulator produces MSEVRVLLVDDHPVVRAGLRAMLTGFEGISIAAEASDGKAALKELARLTALGEGPDVVLMDLQMGEGMDGVTATAEIRKLAAPPPVLILTTYDTDADILAAVEAGAGGYMLKDAPPEQLRQAVLQAAAGGTVLAPRAAALLMDRISNPGTSLTPREVQLLELLATGLSNRAIAKQVFISEATVKTHLVHIYGKLGVDNRTAAIAAATQRRIIRPPGANG; encoded by the coding sequence GTGAGTGAAGTGCGTGTCCTGCTGGTAGACGACCATCCGGTGGTCCGCGCCGGGCTCCGCGCCATGCTCACAGGATTCGAAGGCATCTCGATTGCCGCCGAGGCTTCCGATGGCAAGGCCGCGCTGAAGGAACTGGCGCGGCTGACGGCACTGGGCGAGGGGCCTGATGTTGTCCTGATGGACCTGCAGATGGGGGAGGGGATGGACGGCGTCACAGCCACTGCCGAAATCCGGAAGCTCGCCGCGCCGCCGCCGGTGCTTATCCTCACCACCTACGACACGGATGCGGACATCCTCGCGGCGGTAGAGGCCGGGGCGGGCGGCTACATGCTGAAGGACGCCCCGCCGGAGCAGCTGCGGCAGGCCGTCCTGCAGGCCGCTGCGGGCGGCACCGTGCTGGCACCCCGCGCTGCCGCGCTGCTGATGGACCGGATCAGCAATCCGGGCACATCCCTGACCCCGCGCGAGGTGCAGCTGCTGGAACTGCTCGCCACCGGCCTGTCCAACCGGGCCATTGCAAAGCAAGTCTTCATCTCAGAGGCCACCGTAAAAACGCACCTGGTGCACATTTACGGCAAGCTCGGAGTGGACAACCGCACCGCCGCCATCGCCGCCGCCACCCAGCGGCGGATTATCCGGCCGCCGGGTGCCAACGGCTGA
- a CDS encoding MFS transporter, which produces MPAATKNAPQRTARFGMAFIGVLLITVNLRVSFVSVGPVLVNISSDLGLSSAAAGFLTGLPLIAFAVFSPLAPGFASRLGLDRALWMSLLILAGGIVLRSLPVPGLIWAGTILIGVAIAFLNVLVPSLVKRDFPLRVSQVTGSYTAAQAAFAAVGAAVVVPVAQTSPAGWRLALGVWAGLALFAMAVLLPWLRRHTASKQQSAKPEAAYRSPWGSALGWQVTAFMGLQSIAFYVLMAWLPTIEQSRGTPATTAGVHLSVFLLISVFASLGTGGVLHRGSDQRLVSFASGALVFVTFLGLALAPDLILLWVVLGALGCGSLIVIALSLFSLRTVSHPQAASLSGMAQSVGYALGAAGPVVFGALHDVTADWTLPLFATAGAMAVLALMGLLAGRDRVIRESGDRHDSGQTVR; this is translated from the coding sequence ATGCCTGCCGCCACAAAGAACGCCCCACAACGCACTGCCAGGTTTGGAATGGCCTTCATCGGTGTCCTGCTCATCACCGTCAACCTTCGGGTGTCCTTTGTCAGCGTGGGGCCGGTCCTGGTCAACATCAGCAGCGACCTGGGACTCTCCAGCGCCGCAGCCGGGTTCCTTACCGGCCTGCCGCTGATCGCTTTCGCGGTCTTCTCGCCATTGGCTCCCGGTTTCGCTTCCCGCCTGGGCCTGGACCGGGCACTGTGGATGTCCCTGCTGATCCTCGCCGGGGGCATCGTGCTTCGCTCCTTGCCCGTGCCCGGCTTGATCTGGGCGGGGACGATACTGATCGGCGTGGCCATAGCGTTTCTCAACGTCTTGGTGCCCTCCCTCGTGAAACGGGACTTTCCGTTGCGGGTCAGCCAGGTCACCGGAAGCTACACCGCTGCCCAGGCCGCCTTCGCAGCAGTGGGGGCCGCCGTCGTCGTACCCGTGGCGCAGACGTCCCCGGCAGGGTGGCGACTCGCCCTGGGAGTCTGGGCGGGACTGGCCCTCTTCGCCATGGCGGTGCTCCTGCCCTGGCTTCGCCGGCACACGGCAAGCAAGCAGCAATCCGCCAAGCCCGAAGCCGCCTACCGGTCGCCCTGGGGATCGGCCCTGGGCTGGCAGGTGACTGCCTTCATGGGGCTGCAGTCGATCGCCTTTTACGTGTTGATGGCGTGGTTGCCCACCATCGAACAAAGCCGCGGGACCCCCGCCACCACTGCCGGCGTGCACCTTTCCGTCTTCCTGTTGATCAGCGTGTTCGCCAGCCTGGGGACAGGCGGCGTCCTCCACCGGGGATCGGACCAACGGCTGGTCTCCTTTGCCAGCGGGGCATTGGTGTTCGTGACCTTCCTCGGCCTGGCCCTGGCCCCGGACCTCATCCTGCTGTGGGTTGTCCTGGGTGCTTTGGGCTGCGGGAGCCTCATCGTCATTGCCCTGTCGCTGTTCAGCCTCCGGACCGTGAGCCACCCGCAGGCGGCATCACTGTCCGGAATGGCCCAATCCGTGGGCTACGCGCTTGGCGCCGCGGGTCCAGTGGTTTTCGGCGCACTCCATGACGTCACCGCAGACTGGACGCTTCCGTTGTTCGCCACCGCCGGTGCCATGGCGGTGCTGGCATTGATGGGTCTGCTGGCCGGCCGTGACCGGGTGATCAGGGAATCAGGCGATCGGCACGATAGCGGTCAAACAGTGAGGTAA
- a CDS encoding antibiotic biosynthesis monooxygenase family protein translates to MITEHALLPVIAGREEEFEAAFEQARPIIASMPGFLSLSLSRSVETPSTYLLLVEWESIEDHTVGFRESPEYQQWRALLHRFYEPFPVVEHFNRVEQAR, encoded by the coding sequence GTGATCACTGAACATGCGCTGCTCCCTGTCATTGCGGGCCGGGAAGAGGAATTCGAGGCCGCATTCGAACAGGCCCGCCCCATCATCGCTTCCATGCCAGGCTTCCTCTCGCTGTCCCTTTCCCGGTCGGTCGAAACGCCCAGCACCTATCTGCTCCTCGTGGAGTGGGAGTCGATTGAGGACCACACTGTTGGTTTCCGCGAATCTCCCGAATACCAGCAGTGGCGCGCGCTGCTGCACCGCTTCTACGAGCCGTTTCCAGTGGTTGAGCACTTCAATCGGGTGGAACAGGCCCGCTAA
- a CDS encoding SDR family oxidoreductase, producing MTIESGTAAGNGRTALVVGATGIAGSALVDTLVGAGWGVLALSRRPGPERAGVKWLSADLTSASSLAAALAPENPSHVFFTAWSRRATEEENIAVNAGMVRDLLAALRGKDVAHVALMTGLKHYLGPFEAYAAGEMPETPFHEEEPRLTVPNFYYAQEDELWAAAGEQGFTWSVHRAHTVIGHAVGNAMNMGLTLAAQATLCRDSGEPFVFPGSETQWNGLTDMTDAGLLAEHMVWASTTPVAANEAFNIVNGDVFRWRWMWPKLAAYFGVKWEGYQGEPRPLEQSMAGREDQWRRIAGENNLREPELDRVASWWHTDGDLGRNIEVVTDMGKSRDAGFTGYRRTLDAFTSLFDRYRADRLIP from the coding sequence ATGACCATCGAATCAGGAACAGCAGCAGGCAACGGACGGACGGCCCTGGTGGTAGGCGCCACCGGCATCGCGGGGTCCGCCCTGGTGGATACCCTGGTTGGTGCAGGCTGGGGCGTCCTCGCCTTGTCCCGGCGGCCCGGACCGGAGCGTGCCGGCGTCAAGTGGCTTTCCGCGGACCTGACCTCGGCTTCCTCCCTCGCCGCCGCGCTTGCTCCGGAGAACCCCTCACATGTCTTTTTCACCGCATGGTCCCGGCGCGCCACCGAGGAGGAGAACATCGCCGTCAATGCGGGCATGGTGCGTGACCTCCTCGCCGCACTGCGGGGAAAGGACGTGGCGCACGTCGCCCTGATGACCGGGCTCAAGCACTATCTGGGACCGTTCGAGGCGTACGCCGCCGGGGAAATGCCGGAGACACCCTTCCATGAGGAGGAACCACGCCTGACGGTACCCAACTTCTACTATGCCCAGGAAGACGAGCTTTGGGCCGCGGCCGGGGAGCAGGGGTTCACCTGGTCGGTACACCGCGCCCACACCGTAATTGGCCATGCGGTGGGCAACGCCATGAACATGGGCCTCACACTCGCGGCGCAGGCCACCCTTTGCCGGGACAGCGGGGAGCCGTTCGTCTTCCCCGGATCCGAAACCCAGTGGAACGGCCTGACGGACATGACGGACGCGGGCCTGCTCGCCGAGCACATGGTCTGGGCCTCCACTACTCCCGTGGCCGCCAACGAAGCCTTCAATATCGTCAACGGCGATGTGTTCCGCTGGCGCTGGATGTGGCCCAAGCTGGCCGCCTACTTCGGCGTGAAGTGGGAGGGATACCAGGGGGAGCCCCGTCCGCTGGAACAGTCGATGGCCGGCCGGGAGGACCAATGGCGGCGAATTGCCGGGGAAAACAACCTTCGCGAACCGGAGCTGGACCGCGTGGCGAGCTGGTGGCACACGGACGGCGACCTGGGGCGGAATATCGAGGTGGTGACGGACATGGGCAAGAGCAGGGATGCCGGCTTCACAGGGTACCGGCGGACGCTGGACGCGTTTACCTCACTGTTTGACCGCTATCGTGCCGATCGCCTGATTCCCTGA
- a CDS encoding AMP-binding protein: MSRPVPAVDALLATYGAADACAADLLCDSHDPNKVAFTVVAADLSAEDITYGELRERSERGAAALAELGVGPGDAVATLMGKSADLVVMLLAIWRRGAVHVPLFTAFAWPAIELRLKASGAKAVITDADQRVKIQETAAAVVVVGAEASQPDLALTPLLAKQEPGIASEAVGGDGALVLIFTSGTTGAPKGVPVPVRALAAFRQYVELGLDVSEEDVFWNAADPGWAYGLYYGILGPMAAGRRNLLLQAAFSPELSFKVLEAFSVTNFAAAPTVYRTMRAKTDAATGPFGLRRASSAGEPLTPEVISWSREVLGVPVRDHYGQTEHGMMIINAWHDDVRTELKPGSMGRPLPGWSCAVLKDNADEPAAPGELGRVAVNVAESPMMWFRGYQDAPEKTAERFSPDGRWYLTGDAGMVDEDGFYFFSSRDDDVIIMAGYRIGPFDVESVLATHPAVLETAVVGAPDELRGEVLEAYVVLAEGTTGSDALVAELQNMVKTQFAAHAYPRRIHFVKDLPKTPSGKLQRFILRQQRAAELGS; the protein is encoded by the coding sequence ATGTCCCGTCCGGTTCCAGCAGTTGATGCCCTTCTTGCCACATACGGTGCGGCCGACGCCTGCGCCGCGGACCTCCTGTGTGACAGCCACGATCCCAACAAGGTTGCCTTCACGGTGGTCGCGGCCGACCTTTCGGCGGAGGACATCACCTACGGCGAGCTCCGGGAGCGCTCGGAACGGGGAGCCGCGGCCCTGGCGGAGCTTGGCGTCGGTCCCGGTGATGCGGTGGCCACGCTGATGGGAAAGTCGGCGGACCTTGTGGTGATGCTGCTGGCCATTTGGCGGCGCGGGGCAGTCCATGTGCCGCTGTTCACGGCGTTCGCGTGGCCGGCCATCGAACTGCGCCTCAAAGCCTCCGGCGCAAAGGCGGTGATCACCGACGCCGACCAGCGGGTGAAGATCCAGGAAACCGCGGCCGCCGTGGTGGTGGTCGGTGCGGAAGCATCACAGCCGGACCTGGCGCTAACGCCGCTTCTGGCCAAGCAAGAGCCGGGAATCGCGTCCGAGGCGGTGGGCGGGGACGGCGCGCTGGTGCTGATCTTTACCTCCGGAACCACGGGTGCCCCCAAGGGGGTGCCGGTGCCCGTCCGTGCGTTGGCCGCGTTCCGCCAGTACGTCGAGCTGGGCCTGGACGTCAGTGAAGAGGATGTCTTCTGGAATGCGGCGGACCCCGGCTGGGCCTACGGCCTGTACTACGGCATTCTGGGGCCGATGGCGGCGGGGCGGCGGAACCTCCTGCTGCAGGCGGCGTTCTCGCCGGAGCTCAGCTTCAAAGTGTTGGAGGCATTTTCCGTCACCAATTTCGCGGCGGCTCCCACGGTGTACCGGACCATGCGCGCGAAAACCGACGCCGCAACGGGCCCTTTCGGCCTTCGACGTGCCTCGTCCGCCGGCGAACCGCTCACCCCGGAGGTGATCAGCTGGTCCCGGGAGGTGCTGGGCGTTCCGGTGCGGGACCACTACGGGCAGACCGAACACGGGATGATGATCATCAACGCCTGGCATGACGACGTGCGGACGGAGCTGAAGCCGGGTTCCATGGGCCGTCCCCTTCCGGGATGGAGTTGCGCGGTCCTCAAGGACAACGCAGATGAACCGGCTGCGCCGGGCGAACTGGGCCGGGTTGCGGTCAACGTGGCGGAAAGTCCCATGATGTGGTTCAGGGGGTACCAGGACGCGCCGGAGAAGACCGCCGAACGGTTCAGCCCGGACGGCAGGTGGTACCTGACCGGTGACGCCGGCATGGTGGACGAAGACGGCTTTTACTTCTTCTCCTCCCGGGATGACGACGTGATCATCATGGCCGGCTACCGGATTGGCCCGTTCGATGTGGAGAGCGTCCTGGCCACCCACCCGGCGGTCCTGGAAACTGCCGTGGTGGGCGCTCCGGATGAACTCCGCGGCGAAGTCCTGGAGGCCTACGTGGTCCTGGCGGAGGGGACCACGGGCAGTGATGCCCTGGTGGCCGAGCTCCAAAACATGGTCAAGACGCAGTTCGCCGCACATGCCTATCCGCGCCGCATCCACTTTGTTAAGGACCTGCCCAAGACGCCGTCGGGAAAGCTGCAGCGCTTCATCCTGAGGCAGCAGCGGGCCGCCGAACTGGGGAGCTGA
- a CDS encoding ABC transporter ATP-binding protein has product MLWKLLVEYLRPHRPLLAAVVVFQLAQSIASLYLPTLNADIIDQGVARGDTGYILSTGGVMLLVTLAQIACTVIAVYFGAKAAMGLGRDLRGAIFERVGQFSEQEVTKFGAPSLITRSTNDVQQVQQLVLMSATLMVAAPMLSIGGVIMAIRQDAQLSWLIAVCVPVLLIAVGLIVTRMVPLFRKMQARIDTVNRVLREQLTGIRVVRAFVREDVETERFAGANTDVTDVALRAGRLMALMFPTVMLVLNVSSVAVIWFGSFRIEDGSMQVGTLIAFLSYLMQILMSVMMATFMAVMIPRASVSADRIGEVLGTSSSVLPPERPVTSAVRRGELEMRDVGFAYPGAEHPVLSGINFTARAGETTAIIGSTGSGKTTLVNLMPRLFDVTSGAVLMDGVDVRDLDPDLLWGHIGLVPQKPYLFSGTVRTNLLYGNPDATEEELWTALEIAQARDFVERMEEALDAPISQGGTNVSGGQRQRLAIARALVKRPELYIFDDSFSSLDTGTDARLRQALKRNIAGATLVIIAQRVSSIVDADQILVLDDGRIVAHGTHHELLETSETYREIVSSQLAAEETV; this is encoded by the coding sequence ATGCTCTGGAAGTTGCTTGTCGAATACCTGCGGCCGCACCGGCCGCTGCTGGCCGCCGTCGTGGTTTTCCAGCTGGCGCAGTCCATCGCGTCGCTGTACCTGCCCACGCTGAACGCGGACATCATCGACCAGGGCGTGGCCCGGGGCGATACCGGCTACATCCTGTCCACCGGCGGCGTCATGCTGCTGGTCACGCTGGCGCAGATCGCCTGCACCGTCATTGCCGTGTACTTCGGTGCCAAGGCCGCAATGGGGCTGGGCCGGGACTTGCGCGGCGCCATCTTCGAGCGGGTGGGACAGTTCTCCGAGCAGGAAGTCACCAAATTCGGTGCCCCCAGCCTTATCACCCGCTCCACCAACGACGTGCAGCAGGTGCAGCAGCTGGTCCTGATGTCCGCCACGCTGATGGTTGCGGCGCCCATGCTCAGCATCGGCGGGGTGATCATGGCCATCCGGCAGGACGCCCAACTTTCGTGGCTCATCGCTGTGTGCGTCCCGGTGCTGCTGATCGCCGTCGGGCTTATCGTGACGCGGATGGTGCCGCTGTTCCGGAAGATGCAGGCCCGAATCGACACCGTGAACCGCGTGCTGCGCGAGCAGCTCACCGGCATCCGCGTGGTGCGGGCGTTCGTGCGCGAGGACGTGGAGACGGAACGCTTTGCCGGAGCAAATACCGACGTCACCGACGTGGCACTCCGCGCCGGCCGGCTCATGGCCCTGATGTTCCCCACGGTGATGCTGGTCCTGAACGTCTCCAGCGTGGCGGTGATCTGGTTCGGCTCGTTCCGGATCGAGGACGGGTCCATGCAGGTGGGCACCCTGATCGCGTTCCTGAGCTACCTGATGCAGATCCTGATGTCCGTCATGATGGCCACATTCATGGCCGTGATGATCCCTCGCGCCTCGGTGTCCGCGGACCGCATCGGCGAGGTGCTGGGCACCAGTTCCAGCGTCCTGCCGCCGGAACGGCCGGTCACCAGCGCGGTCCGGCGGGGTGAGTTGGAAATGCGCGACGTCGGATTCGCCTACCCGGGTGCCGAGCATCCGGTGCTGTCGGGCATCAATTTCACTGCCCGTGCGGGGGAGACGACGGCGATCATCGGCAGCACCGGTTCGGGCAAGACCACCCTGGTGAACCTGATGCCGAGGCTCTTCGACGTCACTTCCGGAGCCGTGCTGATGGACGGCGTGGACGTGCGCGACCTGGACCCGGACCTGCTGTGGGGGCACATTGGCCTGGTGCCGCAAAAGCCCTACCTGTTCTCCGGCACCGTCCGCACCAACCTGTTGTACGGCAACCCGGACGCCACCGAGGAGGAGCTGTGGACCGCGCTGGAGATTGCGCAGGCGCGCGATTTCGTGGAGCGCATGGAAGAGGCGCTCGACGCGCCCATCTCGCAGGGCGGCACCAATGTTTCCGGCGGCCAGCGGCAGCGGCTGGCCATCGCGCGGGCACTGGTGAAGCGGCCCGAGCTGTACATCTTTGACGATTCGTTTTCCTCCCTGGACACGGGGACGGACGCCCGGCTGCGGCAGGCACTCAAGCGCAATATCGCGGGGGCCACCCTGGTGATCATCGCCCAGCGCGTGTCCAGCATCGTCGATGCGGACCAGATCCTGGTGCTCGACGACGGCAGGATCGTTGCGCACGGGACGCACCATGAGTTGCTGGAGACGTCGGAGACGTACCGCGAGATTGTTTCGTCCCAGCTCGCAGCGGAGGAGACGGTATGA